From the Maioricimonas rarisocia genome, one window contains:
- a CDS encoding alpha/beta hydrolase family protein, protein MIRLLPLPALCFACLAASTLPAADPTGELPHQRLLHYADDAGNEQPVRTKSDWEIRRRQILQGMEEATGPLPDRNNLPSLDIEVLETVQGEGYERQTVRFTTEPGDRLTAYLYVPAGASAGDPRPGIVALHPTHRIGKGVVDGQSERPNRAYGKELAERGYVVIAPDYISFGDSADYDFENDRYRTGTMKGIWNHMRCVDLLQQREDVIRGKIGTIGHSLGGHNAIFLGVFDERVQAIVSSCGWTPFHDYYGGKIAGWTSDRYMPSLKTDYDLDPDRVPFDFYELVAALAPRPFFSNSPLHDSNFDYRGVEKAIPKARRVYELYDAANNLRVVYPNAQHDFPPAVRFESYRFLDEHLGHTPRNGESGAGTDES, encoded by the coding sequence ATGATCCGCCTGCTGCCGCTGCCAGCTCTCTGTTTCGCCTGTCTCGCCGCTTCGACACTGCCGGCCGCCGATCCGACCGGCGAACTGCCGCACCAACGGCTGTTGCACTACGCCGATGACGCAGGGAACGAGCAGCCGGTCCGCACAAAGAGCGACTGGGAGATCCGCCGTCGGCAGATCCTGCAGGGGATGGAAGAGGCAACCGGACCGCTGCCGGACCGCAACAATCTGCCGTCACTCGACATCGAAGTTCTCGAAACGGTTCAGGGTGAGGGCTACGAGCGGCAGACGGTCCGCTTCACCACCGAGCCGGGGGACCGGCTGACGGCGTATCTCTACGTCCCGGCGGGTGCCTCTGCCGGCGATCCGCGGCCGGGTATCGTGGCGCTGCATCCGACGCACCGGATCGGCAAAGGAGTCGTCGACGGGCAGAGCGAGCGGCCCAATCGGGCCTACGGGAAGGAACTTGCCGAGCGAGGCTACGTCGTCATCGCCCCCGACTACATCTCCTTCGGGGACTCGGCCGACTACGACTTCGAGAATGATCGCTACCGTACGGGAACGATGAAGGGGATCTGGAATCACATGCGGTGCGTCGACCTGCTCCAGCAGCGGGAGGACGTGATCCGCGGGAAGATCGGAACCATTGGCCATTCGCTGGGAGGACACAACGCGATCTTTCTGGGCGTCTTCGACGAACGGGTGCAGGCGATTGTCTCCAGCTGCGGGTGGACGCCGTTTCACGACTACTACGGCGGCAAGATTGCCGGCTGGACCAGCGACCGGTACATGCCGAGCCTGAAGACCGACTACGACCTCGATCCCGATCGTGTCCCGTTCGATTTCTACGAACTTGTCGCCGCACTGGCACCGCGGCCGTTCTTTTCGAATTCCCCGCTGCACGACTCGAACTTCGACTATCGGGGGGTGGAGAAGGCGATTCCGAAGGCCCGACGCGTTTACGAGCTGTACGACGCAGCCAATAATCTCCGCGTGGTTTACCCGAATGCCCAGCACGACTTTCCCCCGGCCGTCCGGTTCGAGTCGTATCGCTTCCTGGACGAGCATCTGGGACACACGCCGCGGAATGGTGAGAGTGGAGCGGGCACCGACGAGTCGTAG
- a CDS encoding DUF1501 domain-containing protein has translation MPLSSPASRRRFLWDVGSGFAGVALAAMLAENGLLADDTALSQVGAGAELKVLHHPPRAKRVVHLFMAGAASHIDLFDHKPALEMHHGEPSDFGEHVEAFQNGLGPWMKSPFAFRPYGESGKHLSDVVADLGDVVDDIAFIHNMVGKTGVHSAATYLQATGFQTPGYPGAGCWVSYALGTLNENLPTFVVLPDHRGFASNGPKNWGSAFLPARHQGTAIHPDRNPPIADLFAPPDSFVRAESDAAGLDVLNSLNSLHAAGRGSDSRLEARIRSYELAARMQLAAPEALDISGEPKHILEMYGLDSIPSEFPTEINPAEETVYFSRKCLTARRLLERGVRFVQIWSGNDNGFPRRNWDSHEDIERDHGPLARGMARGTAALIKDLKQRGLLDDTLILWTTEFGRMPSTQGSKGRDHNPYCFTNWLCGGGVRGGTTYGPSDEWGYKPLDRLHPTTVYDVHATMLHLLGINHERLTVRHNGIDRRLTDVHGHVIDEIIA, from the coding sequence ATGCCGCTCTCATCGCCGGCGTCGCGTCGGCGGTTCCTGTGGGACGTCGGCAGCGGGTTCGCTGGCGTGGCGCTCGCTGCAATGCTGGCGGAGAACGGTCTCCTCGCCGACGATACGGCCCTCTCTCAGGTCGGTGCCGGGGCAGAGCTGAAGGTCCTGCATCATCCGCCCCGGGCCAAACGGGTCGTCCACCTGTTTATGGCGGGAGCGGCCAGCCACATCGATCTGTTCGACCACAAGCCGGCTCTGGAAATGCATCACGGCGAGCCCTCCGACTTTGGCGAGCATGTCGAAGCGTTCCAGAACGGTCTCGGCCCGTGGATGAAGTCGCCGTTTGCGTTCCGTCCGTATGGCGAAAGCGGCAAACACCTCAGCGACGTCGTGGCGGACCTGGGTGACGTCGTCGATGACATCGCATTTATTCACAACATGGTCGGCAAGACGGGCGTGCACAGTGCGGCGACGTATCTGCAGGCGACCGGTTTTCAGACGCCCGGCTATCCCGGTGCCGGCTGCTGGGTCAGCTACGCGCTGGGAACGCTCAACGAGAACCTGCCGACCTTCGTCGTGCTGCCGGATCATCGTGGTTTTGCGTCGAATGGACCGAAGAACTGGGGCTCTGCGTTTCTGCCGGCCCGGCACCAGGGGACGGCCATCCACCCCGATCGCAACCCGCCGATCGCCGACCTGTTTGCTCCCCCCGATTCGTTCGTTCGTGCCGAGTCCGATGCTGCGGGTCTGGACGTGCTGAATTCGCTCAACAGTCTCCACGCGGCGGGCCGCGGCAGCGATTCGCGGCTGGAGGCCCGCATCCGCAGCTACGAACTCGCCGCACGAATGCAACTGGCCGCTCCGGAGGCCCTCGATATCTCCGGCGAGCCGAAGCATATCCTCGAGATGTACGGTCTGGATTCGATTCCCTCCGAATTCCCAACGGAGATCAATCCGGCCGAAGAGACCGTTTACTTCTCGCGAAAGTGTCTGACCGCCCGGCGGCTGCTCGAACGGGGCGTGCGGTTTGTGCAGATCTGGTCCGGCAACGACAACGGTTTCCCCCGCCGGAACTGGGATTCGCACGAAGACATCGAGCGGGATCACGGTCCGCTGGCTCGCGGCATGGCGCGAGGGACGGCGGCGCTGATCAAGGATCTGAAGCAGCGCGGTCTGCTGGATGACACACTGATCCTCTGGACGACCGAGTTCGGCCGCATGCCCTCGACGCAGGGATCGAAGGGACGCGACCACAACCCGTACTGCTTCACGAACTGGTTGTGCGGCGGCGGCGTTCGAGGTGGGACGACGTACGGCCCCTCGGACGAGTGGGGCTACAAGCCGCTCGACCGGCTGCATCCCACCACGGTCTATGACGTGCACGCGACGATGCTGCATCTGCTCGGAATCAACCACGAGCGTCTGACGGTCCGGCACAACGGCATCGATCGCCGGTTGACCGACGTGCACGGCCACGTGATCGACGAGATCATCGCGTGA